One Salvia splendens isolate huo1 chromosome 12, SspV2, whole genome shotgun sequence genomic window carries:
- the LOC121759512 gene encoding pentatricopeptide repeat-containing protein OTP51, chloroplastic-like, with product MLLSFHCITHQITPLHTLSSFPHHHGLCRLSTLSLPSKPYPRFPLPVLASSSASPEATVSGISEEEILNDYDTSEEEQGADYHFYGENGEENFGFNSSFELAEVKRFQSPVVEVKELEELPDQWRRSRLAWLCKELPAHRAPTFIRLLNAQRKWIMQDDCTYIAVHCMRIRENESAFRVYKWMVQQRWFRFDFALVTKLADYMGKERKYLKCRELYNDIVNQGLVPNESTFHILIVAYLSSTGPSCLEEACSIYNQMIHLGNYKPRLSLHNSLFRALVSKTGGSFKHHLKQAEFIYQNLTTCGLKVHNDIYGGLIWLHSYQDIIDKERIVSLRKEMQSAGIEESTEVLVSVLRACAKDGDLAEAESIWTKILCSNSKPPPQAFVYLMEVYSRAGKPMGSLETFRVMQEQSSPNVVSYYKIIEVLCKAKETGLAESLMVEFINSGTKSLTRSFIDMMTMYTNLSLHDKVESTFFRCLEECHPNQTVYYLYLDSLVQTGNLDKAELIFSQMHADEAIGVDVKSCNNILRGYLTYEHHAKARKIYDLMCQKKYKIESSLLEKLDDVLSLSEKEARKSSSLKLSQEQREILIGLLLGGLRVKLDDEKRSYAIDFVFREDNKINSFLKRHIHNQFHEWLARKVQVDDGNGDIPCQFTTIPHSCFQLYADQFWPQGLPVIPKLINRWLTPRVLAYWYMYGGYRTSSGDILLKLKFDKEDVTRIAKTIKAKSLNCRVKRRGRVFWMGFLGTDAAEFWKLTEPFVLADLRDSLEANLEAVGGRSGLENVAFSSNSDADDGNTSDQSGD from the exons ATGCTTCTAAGTTTCCATTGCATCACTCATCAAATCACACCTTTACACACCCTCAGTTCCTTCCCTCACCACCACGGCCTCTGCCGCCTCTCCACTCTCTCCCTCCCCTCGAAACCCTACCCGAGATTCCCCCTTCCAGTTCTCGCCTCTTCCTCCGCATCCCCCGAAGCTACAGTATCCGGCATCTCAGAAGAGGAAATATTAAACGATTATGACACCTCGGAAGAGGAGCAGGGAGCTGATTACCACTTTTATGGAGAGAACGGAGAGGAAAATTTCGGTTTCAATAGCTCGTTTGAGTTGGCTGAGGTGAAGCGGTTTCAGTCTCCGGTGGTTGAGGTAAAGGAGCTGGAGGAGCTGCCGGACCAGTGGCGGAGGTCGCGATTGGCGTGGCTGTGCAAAGAGCTTCCGGCGCATAGGGCACCTACCTTCATTCGGTTGCTCAATGCGCAGCGGAAGTGGATTATGCAGGATGATTGCACTTATATTGCTGTCCACTGTATGCGTATTCGTGAAAACGAGTCGGCATTCAGG GTGTATAAATGGATGGTGCAGCAACGTTGGTTTCGATTTGATTTTGCCCTTGTAACCAAATTAGCTGATTACATGGGAAAGGAGCGAAAATACTTGAAATGCCGTGAGCTATATAATGATATAGTTAACCAGGGTCTAGTTCCTAATGAATCCACATTTCATATCTTGATTGTTGCCTACCTTAGTTCAACTGGTCCAAGTTGTCTGGAGGAAGCATGTAGCATTTACAATCAAATGATTCACTTGGGAAATTACAAGCCCCGACTTAGCTTGCACAACTCCCTGTTTAGGGCTCTTGTGAGCAAAACTGGTGGCTCTTTTAAACATCATCTTAAACAAGCAGAGTTTATCTATCAAAATCTGACAACATGTGGATTAAAAGTACATAATGATATTTATGGTGGACTTATCTGGCTCCATAGTTATCAAGACATAATAGATAAAGAAAGAATTGTATCATTAAGAAAGGAGATGCAATCAGCTGGTATTGAAGAGAGTACAGAAGTGCTCGTGTCAGTGTTAAGAGCTTGTGCTAAGGATGGTGATCTTGCAGAAGCTgaaagtatttggacaaagatTCTTTGTTCCAATAGTAAACCTCCACCTCAAGCTTTTGTGTATCTAATGGAGGTCTATTCAAGGGCAGGGAAGCCAATGGGATCCCTTGAAACATTCAGGGTTATGCAAGAACAGTCTTCACCAAATGTTGTGTCATACTACAAAATCATTGAGGTATTGTGCAAAGCTAAAGAGACGGGGCTAGCAGAGTCACTTATGGTAGAGTTCATAAATAGTGGCACGAAGTCCTTGACGCGGTCTTTTATAGATATGATGACTATGTACACCAATTTAAGCTTGCACGATAAAGTGGAATCCACTTTCTTCCGGTGCCTGGAAGAATGTCATCCCAATCAGACAGTGTATTATCTGTACTTGGATTCTTTGGTGCAAACCGGCAATCTTGATAAGGCAGAACTGATCTTCAGCCAAATGCATGCTGATGAGGCAATTGGTGTGGATGTCAAATCATGCAACAACATCTTGAGGGGCTATCTAACTTATGAGCACCATGCTAAGGCAAGAAAGATATATGATTTGATGTGTCAaaagaaatataaaattgaatcttCCTTGTTAGAGAAGCTAGATGATGTCCTGAGTTTGAGCGAGAAGGAAGCCAGAAAATCATCAAGCTTGAAGCTTAGCCAAGAGCAGAGAGAAATCCTGATAGGTCTACTATTGGGCGGTTTAAGGGTTAAATTAGATGATGAAAAAAGGAGTTACGCAATTGATTTTGTATTTAGGGAGGACAACAAGATCAATTCCTTTCTGAAAAGACATATACACAACCAATTTCATGAATGGTTAGCTCGTAAAGTGCAGGTTGATGACGGCAATGGTGATATTCCATGTCAGTTTACAACCATACCCCACTCTTGTTTTCAGTTGTATGCCGACCAGTTCTGGCCTCAAGGCCTACCTGTGATTCCTAAGCTAATTAACCGGTGGCTAACACCTCGTGTTCTTGCATATTGGTATATGTATGGGGGTTACAGGACTTCATCTGGAGACATTTTATTGAAGCTGAAGTTTGATAAAGAGGATGTTACGCGGATTGCCAAAACTATCAAGGCAAAGTCATTGAATTGCCGTGTCAAAAGAAGAGGGAGAGTTTTCTGGATGGGTTTTCTTGGAACTGATGCCGCTGAGTTTTGGAAACTAACTGAACCTTTTGTGCTAGCAGATCTGAGAGATTCTCTTGAAGCGAATCTTGAGGCTGTAGGAGGGAGGTCCGGGCTCGAAAACGTAGCTTTTAGTAGCAATTCAGATGCTGACGATGGTAACACTTCTGATCAAAGCGGCGATTAA
- the LOC121759690 gene encoding transcription factor HHO6-like yields the protein MGSLVLSELALDSRFSPKPCFPKPIGRFLADVSQIRCVSDKILKLDDYLNRLLDEMKKIDAFKRELPLCMLLITEAIVVTQEELAQYKKLNSAPVLEEFIQKICTDKDDKAEESEGKDVSSRDKKHWMRSVKLWHPDDQNTDYSSKNLSTDADSNKTKKVGDEIIQPVRDDLIETGKNRGFVPFKGSPNLPVMEVGKKEMDELPVPGLSLCTPGINNSREVINPIGSSNSRTSSPARLPVSCKAPGQLQNARKQRRCWSPELHRQFINTLQHLGGPQVATPKQIREHMQVDGLTNDEVKSHLQKYRLHMRRVATKSSSQSLGTWASQEQFGESLKQSNSQSGSPEGPLHLSRVSGEDEDDE from the exons ATGGGATCGCTAGTCCTTTCGGAACTCGCCCTGGATTCCCGATTCTCGCCCAAACCGTGCTTTCCGAAGCCAATCGGCCGGTTTCTGGCCGACGTTTCGCAGATTCGCTGCGTATCCGATAAGATTTTGAAGCTAGACGATTACCTTAATCGGCTGCTAGACGAgatgaagaagatcgacgccttCAAACGCGAACTACCTCTTTGCATGCTTCTCATCACCGAAG CAATCGTAGTGACGCAGGAGGAGCTAGCACAGTACAAGAAATTAAATTCTGCGCCGGTATTGGAAGAGTTCATACAAAAAATTTGCACGGATAAGGATGATAAAGCTGAGGAAAGTGAAGGTAAGGACGTTAGCAGCCGAGATAAAAAGCATTGGATGCGTTCTGTGAAGTTATGGCACCCCGATGATCAAAATACTGATTACAGCAGCAAAAATCTGTCCACAGATGCAGATAGCAACAAAACAAAG AAAGTGGGGGATGAAATAATTCAGCCGGTGAGGGATGACTTAATTGAGACTGGGAAGAACAGGGGATTTGTGCCTTTCAAAGGGAGTCCTAATCTTCCAGTGATGGAGGTGGGGAAGAAGGAGATGGATGAGTTGCCGGTTCCCGGGCTTTCGCTTTGTACGCCTGGAATCAATAATTCAAGGGAGGTGATCAATCCTATCGGGTCCAGCAATAGCAGAACAAGCTCTCCTGCAAGGCTCCCGGTCAGCTGCAAGGCTCCTGGGCAGCTGCAAAATGCTAGGAAGCAAAGGAGGTGCTGGTCGCCTGAGCTGCATCGCCAGTTTATCAATACCCTGCAGCATCTTGGAGGCCCTCAAG TTGCTACTCCGAAGCAGATCAGAGAGCATATGCAAGTAGACGGTCTAACCAACGACGAAGTGAAGAGTCATTTACAA AAGTATCGGCTGCACATGAGAAGAGTCGCGACGAAATCCAGCTCCCAATCCTTGGGTACGTGGGCATCTCAAGAACAGTTTGGGGAATCCTTGAAGCAGAGCAACAGCCAATCTGGCTCACCTGAAGGCCCTCTTCATTTGTCGAGGGTGTCGGGCGAAGATGAAGACGACGAATGA